In the Chroococcidiopsis sp. SAG 2025 genome, one interval contains:
- a CDS encoding chemotaxis protein CheW — protein MEILDSLAKTSSSRLDGVAPSSQEKFLRCRLGSQDSGLLALIHVAEVIQIVLAEILPVPAMPECILGICNWRGKMLWLVDLNLLLDYPPLIASEIASVPLRAIVMQIEGQSMGLVVSQVQDIEWHDPSQIQPATASLFAAKTLPFLQGYLPQADAVVLEPEAIARCPMWQLHRG, from the coding sequence ATGGAGATACTTGATTCTCTAGCTAAAACGAGTTCTTCGCGACTGGATGGAGTAGCACCATCCTCCCAGGAAAAGTTTCTCCGCTGTCGCCTCGGCTCCCAAGATAGCGGTTTGCTGGCTTTAATTCACGTTGCCGAAGTTATACAAATTGTATTAGCAGAAATATTACCCGTACCCGCCATGCCTGAATGCATTTTGGGCATTTGTAACTGGCGGGGAAAAATGCTGTGGCTAGTCGATCTGAATCTCTTGCTCGACTATCCACCCCTGATCGCCTCAGAAATCGCCAGCGTCCCGCTGAGGGCGATCGTCATGCAGATTGAAGGACAGTCAATGGGTCTAGTGGTATCGCAAGTGCAGGATATCGAATGGCACGATCCGAGCCAGATTCAACCAGCAACAGCAAGTTTATTTGCTGCCAAAACCTTACCCTTTTTACAAGGATACTTGCCTCAAGCCGATGCTGTAGTCCTAGAACCCGAGGCGATCGCCCGTTGTCCGATGTGGCAGCTGCATAGGGGATAG
- a CDS encoding MFS transporter, producing MSALSNTQPLAAATELTTTHQPPIISKPVLRTSLKASTIDGVFAAIFSSVTSGVLLTNFLLQLGANPLEVGMLSSIPMLTSLLQPLGAYLAERSSSRHFFCWWTFIPARLLWLIPIAGICWIVWFNTNSHQLVSLTLVTIFASNVLAGLGTSSWLSWMAALVPHRLRGRYFGFRNSAASLTTLIAVPLAGLTISILPGSTIQGYGIVLGLGIIAGILSLACQNFMVDVNPQLPPPSLLSSPKMNSLAVAEVIQPPPIFSLFRDLNFVKFLLYFGLWAFAVNLIVPFYNLYLLDNLKLDLNWVSLYTSLHAATNLVMLLVWGKLADRLGNRPLLLMVGILVGVLPLFWLGSGNNLLSLWLWLPLIHLVKGSLWAAIDLCSNNIQMELAPKSHPSSYFAIAAATAGVFGALGTTVGSQLTSLDAIGGLPGVFIISTIVRLLALFPLIFVREPRSQPLTQVLRLHLRKPQLVTEEPATSATNSAQ from the coding sequence TTGTCAGCTCTCAGCAATACGCAACCTCTAGCGGCTGCAACAGAATTAACCACCACCCACCAGCCGCCTATAATTTCCAAGCCCGTCCTTCGGACTAGCCTCAAGGCTTCTACTATCGATGGTGTCTTTGCTGCTATCTTTTCGAGCGTTACCAGTGGTGTTTTACTAACTAACTTTTTGCTTCAGTTGGGGGCAAATCCTTTAGAAGTTGGGATGCTCTCTTCGATTCCAATGCTGACGAGTTTACTACAACCATTAGGAGCATACTTAGCCGAACGAAGTAGCAGCCGTCACTTTTTTTGTTGGTGGACTTTTATCCCCGCACGACTGTTATGGTTAATTCCCATCGCAGGTATTTGTTGGATTGTTTGGTTTAATACTAACTCTCACCAATTAGTCAGTTTAACTTTGGTGACAATTTTCGCAAGCAATGTTCTGGCAGGCTTGGGGACTTCCTCTTGGTTGAGCTGGATGGCGGCTTTAGTCCCCCATCGCTTGCGGGGTCGATATTTTGGCTTTCGCAATAGTGCAGCAAGTTTGACGACTTTAATCGCCGTACCTCTAGCAGGATTGACAATTTCGATTCTGCCTGGTAGCACTATTCAGGGATACGGTATCGTTTTGGGATTAGGAATCATTGCAGGAATCCTTAGTTTGGCGTGTCAAAATTTCATGGTCGATGTTAATCCCCAATTGCCACCACCGTCGCTGTTATCGTCGCCAAAAATGAATTCTTTAGCAGTAGCAGAAGTCATACAACCGCCGCCAATTTTTAGCTTGTTCCGAGATTTAAATTTCGTCAAATTTCTACTGTACTTCGGTTTGTGGGCATTTGCGGTTAACTTAATCGTGCCGTTTTATAACCTATATTTGCTAGACAATTTAAAACTAGACCTCAATTGGGTGTCTTTATATACGAGTCTCCATGCAGCCACAAACTTAGTGATGTTGCTTGTTTGGGGTAAGCTAGCCGATCGTCTGGGGAATCGTCCCTTATTGTTGATGGTAGGGATTTTAGTCGGAGTTTTACCTTTATTTTGGCTGGGAAGCGGAAATAACTTATTATCGCTGTGGTTGTGGTTGCCGCTCATTCACCTGGTTAAAGGTTCCCTGTGGGCAGCAATTGACTTGTGTAGTAACAATATCCAAATGGAATTAGCACCCAAGTCCCATCCTTCCAGTTATTTTGCGATCGCTGCTGCTACTGCTGGTGTATTTGGCGCTTTGGGAACAACTGTAGGCAGCCAACTCACAAGTTTAGATGCGATCGGTGGTCTACCTGGAGTGTTTATTATTTCTACTATTGTGCGCTTACTTGCTTTATTTCCCTTAATTTTCGTCCGCGAACCGCGCAGCCAGCCTCTTACCCAAGTTTTGCGCCTTCACCTACGGAAACCGCAATTAGTTACAGAGGAGCCTGCAACAAGCGCAACTAATTCTGCACAATAA
- a CDS encoding GAF domain-containing protein — MQFKNLFKQEQELPEQRQQYRGSTKILPSLDSTQQSASDTVADATQPTALVNAMKAELEQAGLLNVPEARAKFLHLEQLAQMLQMGMKDQTVATASSFKSERQRLSAIASVMRQAAAEDGLLPTTAHLVCQYLQADRVLIYRFLDEEKGVVLAEAMVGDFTPSLGETLAVRMFGAENLQAYQHSPAIALADIYQASLSPYQIQLLERFQVCASLSVPIALPEGGWGLLVAQQCQSPRSWTESEISLLDRVATELALLVQPEEYKILLRSLGEQQKVLARVIEKIQGSPDIGSIFRTTTQELRQLLKADRVAIYRFNPDWCGEFIAESVAAGWVSVIEAQEGDEVLKSDRATQDRCTLRNLTAYAPNADADTYLQDTKGGGYARGEKFKRVDDIYTAGFSPCYIASLEKYQARAYVIVPIFQDTKLWGLLAAYQNSGSRHWQDGEVNIMLQLSNPLAIALQQAEVRQQLQSQADRIAQAAERERTVTRIIDKIRQSLNINNIFRTTTYELRQLLKADRVAIYRFNSDWSGEFVAESIAPGWRSLLEAQKQDDSLQHNLTEDEGCVVKDIPAPGSNTVGDTFLQATKGSSLRDKQYLQVDDVYAAEFSACYMELLDKFQARAYITIPVYQGDKLWGLLAAYQNSGARHWQAEEIEIMLQVRNPLGIALQQAEALQQVQATSAKLSRAATIEQAVTRITSRLLRSLDTESAIYKIIPKEVRQMLAAERVVLYKFKPDWGGEFVAESAAAGWSSLLEVLPVIEDSHLQDTQGGRYRQGGTIAVNDIYTVGHSACHVELLEQMEARAYAIVPVFVQQELWGLLAAYQNSAPREWEETEVSALAQVGNQVGAALQKVNYLEQIRTQTEQLQQLVQREKVAKEQLQQRAMQLLVAVRPALNGDLTVRAPITDDEVGTIADAYNNTLQSLRRIVTQLQTASTQVSQTSQNSESAMSALTIQAQQQLTALQRAMSEIQAMVDATTVVAADAAQVEKAAQRTHQTVRQGDAAMNRTVEGILALRETVAETSQLIQRLSASSQKISKAVDAIGNFTTQTQLLALNAAIEATRAGEYGRGFAVVADEVRSLARQSATATTEIGKLVQEIQASTAQVSQAMETGVQQAIASSHLVSDTRQSLTAIVEATAEIGQLVAGINQATQSQTQQSQSVTQAVSEVANIATKTSDDATLLSIAFHELLIMSQELQASASKFIVSRE; from the coding sequence ATGCAATTTAAAAATTTATTTAAGCAAGAACAGGAACTGCCAGAGCAGAGACAACAATATCGCGGTAGCACAAAAATACTGCCATCTTTAGATAGCACGCAGCAGTCTGCGAGTGACACAGTTGCAGATGCAACTCAACCTACCGCACTAGTCAATGCCATGAAAGCAGAATTAGAACAAGCGGGATTGTTGAATGTACCGGAAGCTAGAGCTAAGTTTCTCCATCTGGAGCAGTTGGCACAAATGCTTCAAATGGGGATGAAAGACCAGACTGTAGCAACTGCTAGTAGCTTCAAAAGCGAACGGCAACGATTGAGCGCGATCGCCAGCGTTATGCGACAAGCAGCAGCAGAAGACGGACTGTTACCAACGACAGCTCATCTGGTGTGTCAGTATCTGCAAGCCGACCGAGTATTAATTTATCGTTTTTTGGATGAGGAAAAAGGTGTTGTTTTAGCGGAGGCAATGGTGGGAGATTTTACCCCGAGTTTGGGGGAAACTCTAGCAGTGCGGATGTTTGGGGCAGAAAATTTACAAGCATACCAACACTCGCCCGCGATCGCTCTAGCAGATATTTATCAAGCTTCCTTGAGTCCCTATCAAATTCAATTGCTAGAACGGTTTCAAGTTTGTGCTAGCTTAAGCGTCCCGATTGCTTTGCCAGAGGGAGGATGGGGTCTGTTGGTGGCGCAGCAATGCCAGAGTCCTCGTAGTTGGACGGAAAGCGAAATCAGTCTGCTGGATCGAGTTGCCACTGAATTAGCCCTACTCGTACAACCAGAAGAATACAAGATTCTTTTGCGATCGCTCGGCGAACAGCAAAAAGTCTTAGCGCGGGTGATTGAAAAAATTCAGGGTTCCCCCGACATTGGCAGTATATTCCGCACGACTACGCAAGAATTACGCCAGTTACTCAAAGCAGATCGAGTGGCAATTTATCGTTTCAATCCCGACTGGTGTGGGGAATTTATTGCGGAGTCCGTCGCTGCTGGCTGGGTTTCGGTTATTGAAGCGCAGGAGGGAGACGAGGTTTTAAAAAGCGATCGAGCCACCCAAGACCGCTGTACGTTAAGAAACTTAACGGCGTATGCTCCTAACGCCGATGCCGATACCTATTTGCAAGATACCAAAGGTGGTGGCTACGCCAGAGGGGAAAAATTTAAGCGTGTGGATGATATCTACACGGCGGGATTTTCTCCCTGTTATATCGCCAGTTTAGAGAAATACCAGGCGCGGGCATATGTCATCGTTCCCATTTTCCAAGATACGAAACTGTGGGGACTGCTAGCTGCTTATCAAAATTCTGGTTCCCGCCACTGGCAAGACGGGGAAGTCAATATCATGCTGCAACTGAGCAATCCTCTGGCAATTGCTTTGCAACAGGCAGAAGTCCGTCAGCAATTGCAGTCTCAAGCCGATCGAATTGCCCAAGCTGCCGAACGGGAACGTACCGTGACTCGGATTATCGATAAGATCCGGCAGTCTTTGAATATCAATAATATATTTAGAACTACAACCTACGAATTACGCCAATTACTCAAAGCAGATCGAGTCGCGATCTATCGCTTCAACTCCGATTGGAGTGGGGAGTTTGTAGCGGAATCCATCGCTCCTGGGTGGCGATCGCTACTAGAAGCGCAAAAACAAGACGATAGCCTCCAGCATAACTTGACGGAAGATGAAGGCTGTGTCGTCAAAGATATACCTGCGCCAGGATCGAATACCGTTGGTGATACCTTTTTGCAAGCCACCAAGGGTAGTTCGCTGCGAGACAAGCAATATCTTCAAGTCGATGATGTTTACGCTGCCGAGTTTTCTGCTTGCTATATGGAATTGCTCGATAAATTCCAAGCCAGAGCCTACATCACCATACCAGTTTATCAAGGGGATAAGCTGTGGGGCTTGTTGGCTGCCTATCAAAATTCTGGAGCGCGCCACTGGCAAGCAGAGGAAATAGAAATTATGCTGCAAGTACGTAACCCGTTGGGGATTGCGCTACAACAGGCAGAAGCATTACAGCAAGTCCAAGCAACATCGGCAAAATTGAGCCGTGCGGCAACTATAGAACAAGCTGTGACTCGAATTACCAGTCGCTTATTGCGATCGCTCGATACGGAGTCGGCAATTTATAAAATTATTCCTAAAGAAGTGCGGCAAATGCTGGCAGCCGAGCGCGTAGTTTTGTATAAATTCAAGCCTGACTGGGGCGGAGAGTTTGTGGCAGAATCCGCGGCTGCTGGGTGGAGTAGCTTGCTAGAAGTCTTACCCGTAATTGAAGACAGCCACTTACAAGACACCCAAGGCGGACGCTATCGCCAAGGCGGGACTATAGCTGTAAACGACATTTATACAGTAGGACACTCTGCTTGTCATGTGGAGCTGCTAGAGCAAATGGAAGCCAGAGCCTACGCGATCGTCCCCGTCTTCGTTCAGCAGGAACTCTGGGGTTTACTCGCAGCCTATCAGAATTCTGCGCCCCGTGAATGGGAAGAAACAGAAGTCAGTGCTTTAGCACAAGTAGGCAACCAAGTCGGCGCAGCGTTACAAAAAGTAAATTATCTAGAACAAATTCGCACTCAGACAGAACAGTTGCAACAACTCGTCCAAAGGGAAAAAGTAGCCAAAGAACAACTTCAGCAAAGGGCGATGCAGCTACTCGTTGCCGTGCGCCCCGCTCTAAATGGCGATCTGACAGTCCGCGCTCCCATCACAGATGATGAAGTCGGGACGATCGCCGATGCTTACAATAACACCTTGCAAAGCCTGCGGCGAATTGTCACGCAATTACAAACGGCATCGACACAAGTGAGCCAGACTTCCCAAAATAGCGAATCGGCAATGTCAGCACTGACGATACAAGCACAACAACAATTGACAGCGTTGCAGCGTGCCATGAGCGAAATTCAAGCGATGGTCGATGCTACCACAGTTGTAGCTGCCGATGCCGCACAGGTAGAAAAAGCAGCGCAACGCACCCACCAGACCGTACGGCAAGGGGATGCGGCAATGAACCGCACGGTGGAGGGGATTCTTGCCTTGCGAGAAACAGTAGCAGAAACCAGCCAATTAATCCAGCGCTTGAGTGCCTCCTCGCAAAAGATTTCCAAAGCCGTAGACGCGATCGGCAACTTTACGACTCAAACTCAACTTCTCGCCCTCAACGCCGCGATTGAAGCGACTAGAGCCGGAGAATACGGTCGAGGCTTTGCTGTAGTTGCCGATGAAGTGCGATCGCTTGCCCGTCAGTCAGCCACGGCAACCACAGAAATTGGCAAGCTCGTGCAAGAGATTCAAGCAAGCACGGCGCAAGTCAGTCAAGCAATGGAAACAGGCGTGCAACAGGCGATCGCTAGCAGTCATTTAGTCAGCGATACCCGCCAAAGCCTCACCGCGATCGTGGAAGCCACTGCTGAAATCGGTCAACTCGTCGCCGGGATTAATCAAGCTACCCAATCGCAAACTCAGCAGTCCCAGTCCGTCACTCAAGCCGTATCCGAAGTGGCAAATATTGCTACCAAAACCTCCGACGATGCCACCCTGCTATCTATCGCCTTCCACGAATTACTCATCATGTCACAAGAACTGCAAGCCAGTGCTAGTAAGTTTATTGTGAGCCGGGAGTAA
- a CDS encoding hybrid sensor histidine kinase/response regulator → MGRKYHHHQLPTTNYQLPITTPKDEDSLLESIWTLAEPVDDGEAEPSEPSETATAATNTNSERSVSPPSSLAKRDAAMSDTVRVNVGHLERLNYSIGELLTNQNRQTLQDEKLQGGVQELLELIQQQQQMLLELKQRLDLQEKDRSSKLAVLVQSLLANGAQLQATGDDIDIYTRQSSQMLEKQSRLLNSVRDEFLTARVIPVSVVFDRLPPILRQLETLHNKSVRLKFSGKEVLIDKAVAEKLYDPLLHLVRNAFDHGIEPKSRRSQLGKASTGRIAIRAFHQGSHLTIEIQDDGQGLNYDRIRQRALEMSLVSPVDASSLSEVQLMDFIFEPGFSTAAQVNNLSGRGVGLDVVRAQLQSLQGAIAVYSQPQRGTTFILQIPLSLTIAKLFLCQVGSTTYALLGSAIEQILLPQPEQLRPWRGGKVLRWGEANAEQLIPVLPLKGILPYFAPLTAPVDSPTTLQGRIVLLRYQDQLIAVEIDHAIGEQELVIRPLDPMIVPPSYVYGGSILADGKLTLAIDSTALAKYVLERQVTQGMGQVRRDRDSSLLNSVTPMLSIPQLQSEPTAVGAKILLVDDSLTWRQTLALTLQQAGYQVVQADNGREAMTQLRSHPDLKAIVCDLEMPEMNGLELLHYCRQSSSFTRIPFLILTANTDAENRTAAMELGASDYINKSRSHQELLATVAQLVR, encoded by the coding sequence ATGGGGAGAAAATACCACCACCACCAATTACCAACTACCAATTACCAATTACCAATTACCACCCCCAAAGATGAAGACTCTTTACTAGAGTCAATCTGGACGCTCGCCGAACCTGTAGACGATGGGGAAGCAGAACCATCAGAGCCATCAGAGACAGCCACCGCAGCAACCAATACTAACTCCGAACGATCGGTGTCGCCGCCTTCATCTTTAGCGAAAAGAGATGCAGCTATGTCGGATACAGTCAGAGTTAACGTCGGGCATTTAGAGCGTCTGAATTATTCTATTGGCGAATTGCTGACAAATCAAAACCGCCAGACTTTACAGGATGAAAAACTACAAGGCGGGGTGCAGGAGTTACTTGAATTAATCCAACAGCAACAGCAAATGTTGCTAGAACTAAAGCAGCGCTTGGACTTACAGGAAAAAGACCGTTCTAGTAAACTTGCCGTGTTGGTGCAATCTTTATTAGCAAATGGAGCGCAACTGCAAGCAACTGGGGATGACATTGATATTTATACTCGTCAGTCTAGCCAGATGTTGGAAAAACAAAGTCGCTTGTTAAATAGCGTGCGAGATGAGTTTTTGACGGCGAGAGTTATTCCTGTCAGCGTTGTTTTCGATCGCCTGCCTCCAATTTTGAGACAACTAGAAACTCTACACAACAAGTCTGTAAGGCTGAAGTTCAGCGGTAAAGAGGTATTAATAGACAAAGCCGTCGCTGAAAAACTTTACGACCCCCTTTTGCATTTGGTACGCAATGCCTTCGATCATGGTATTGAGCCTAAGTCCAGGCGATCGCAATTGGGGAAAGCGTCAACGGGTCGAATTGCCATTCGTGCTTTTCATCAAGGCAGTCACCTGACAATTGAAATCCAAGATGACGGGCAAGGACTCAATTACGATCGCATTCGCCAACGAGCGCTCGAAATGAGTTTAGTTTCGCCAGTTGACGCTAGCAGTCTCAGCGAAGTTCAGCTGATGGATTTTATTTTTGAACCAGGCTTTTCGACTGCGGCTCAGGTGAACAACCTTTCTGGAAGAGGTGTGGGACTAGACGTAGTTCGCGCCCAGTTACAATCTCTCCAAGGGGCGATCGCAGTTTATTCTCAACCCCAACGCGGTACGACTTTCATCCTCCAAATTCCCTTAAGTTTGACAATTGCGAAATTATTTCTCTGTCAGGTTGGTTCTACTACCTATGCTTTACTTGGTAGCGCGATCGAGCAAATCTTACTCCCTCAACCAGAACAGTTGCGCCCTTGGCGGGGAGGTAAGGTATTGCGATGGGGTGAAGCAAATGCAGAACAGTTAATTCCTGTTTTACCCCTGAAAGGAATTTTGCCCTATTTTGCACCGCTAACGGCTCCTGTCGATAGTCCAACCACTCTACAAGGACGCATTGTATTGCTACGCTACCAAGACCAACTTATAGCAGTAGAAATAGACCACGCGATCGGCGAACAAGAATTGGTGATTCGACCGCTAGACCCGATGATCGTTCCGCCTAGCTATGTTTATGGTGGTAGTATTTTGGCTGATGGCAAACTTACCCTCGCGATTGACAGTACTGCTTTAGCAAAGTACGTATTAGAGCGACAAGTAACTCAGGGCATGGGGCAGGTGAGGAGAGATCGGGATAGCAGTTTACTCAATAGCGTTACGCCTATGCTTTCAATCCCGCAACTGCAATCGGAACCAACTGCTGTGGGAGCAAAAATCTTGTTAGTCGATGATTCTCTTACTTGGCGACAAACTCTAGCGCTGACGCTACAACAGGCTGGATATCAAGTGGTACAAGCAGATAACGGTCGTGAAGCAATGACACAATTGCGATCGCATCCCGATTTGAAGGCGATCGTCTGCGATTTAGAAATGCCAGAAATGAATGGCTTGGAATTACTCCACTACTGTCGTCAATCTTCAAGTTTCACCCGTATTCCCTTTTTAATTTTGACTGCTAACACTGATGCAGAAAATCGGACGGCAGCAATGGAATTAGGTGCAAGCGACTATATCAATAAATCGCGATCGCACCAAGAACTTTTGGCAACTGTGGCTCAGTTAGTTCGATAA
- a CDS encoding helix-turn-helix domain-containing protein yields MDDILLEQLLNEDESSSLDFKRDQYSFDRVSAQQKSELLKDILAFTNAWRRTSAYILVGVDEIRGGRSRVVGVQHHLADANLQ; encoded by the coding sequence ATGGATGATATTTTACTAGAGCAGTTATTGAATGAAGATGAAAGCTCATCGTTGGACTTTAAGCGAGACCAATATTCCTTTGATCGAGTTAGCGCTCAACAAAAAAGTGAACTTCTTAAAGACATATTAGCTTTTACTAATGCTTGGCGAAGAACATCTGCTTATATACTTGTTGGAGTCGATGAGATAAGGGGTGGAAGGAGTCGTGTTGTAGGAGTTCAGCACCACTTAGCTGATGCAAACCTTCAATAA
- a CDS encoding response regulator transcription factor, whose amino-acid sequence MSTVLLVEDSLTDAELLTRYLRQIGLTVIGVQSGEEAEAQLRLQTPDLVILDVILPGQSGFELCHSLKTNDATKKIPIVICSSKGTEVDRLWGSMLGANAYIAKPVDQQQLLQVIQQFIL is encoded by the coding sequence GTGAGTACAGTTTTGTTAGTAGAAGATAGTTTAACTGATGCCGAACTATTAACCCGCTATCTCAGACAAATAGGATTAACGGTAATTGGCGTGCAAAGCGGTGAAGAAGCCGAGGCACAGCTAAGATTGCAAACACCAGACTTGGTGATCTTGGATGTGATTTTACCTGGTCAAAGTGGATTTGAACTCTGTCACAGCTTGAAAACAAATGATGCAACCAAGAAAATCCCGATCGTGATTTGTTCTTCCAAAGGTACGGAAGTCGATCGCCTGTGGGGTTCTATGTTAGGTGCAAATGCTTACATAGCTAAACCAGTAGACCAACAACAATTACTGCAAGTCATCCAACAGTTTATTTTATAG
- a CDS encoding PH domain-containing protein has protein sequence MGMVFNAPWDKSLIFSTILFSAILLGIALIGVLVGEERSNFLWLLAMVVLPLVILIASALFGVRGYKLTNNALYIQRFGWNSRIPLTQLIDAESNPHAMDNSLRTWGNGGLFGITGWFRNDRLGSYQAYATDPLRSVVLRFPQRTIVLTPDNPEQFVRAVLARQMM, from the coding sequence ATGGGTATGGTTTTCAATGCCCCTTGGGATAAGTCACTCATTTTCAGTACGATTCTCTTCAGCGCTATTTTGCTAGGGATAGCTTTAATTGGTGTGTTGGTGGGAGAGGAACGAAGCAATTTTCTCTGGCTACTAGCAATGGTTGTATTGCCGTTGGTAATTCTTATTGCATCGGCGCTGTTCGGTGTCAGAGGGTACAAACTAACAAATAACGCGCTTTACATTCAGCGCTTTGGCTGGAACTCTCGGATTCCATTGACGCAATTAATCGATGCTGAAAGCAATCCGCACGCGATGGACAACTCGCTACGGACGTGGGGCAATGGGGGATTATTTGGGATAACTGGATGGTTTCGCAACGATCGCCTCGGTTCCTATCAAGCTTATGCTACCGATCCCCTGCGATCGGTTGTCTTGAGATTTCCGCAACGCACGATCGTCCTAACTCCAGACAATCCAGAACAATTTGTGAGAGCAGTGTTAGCGCGGCAAATGATGTAG
- a CDS encoding response regulator, with protein sequence MTESHLYTVKLNNWLQAWSQGQLRNGRLKIQDSNGRQQWSLYFHLGHLIGDALRLHPRRRWLRQLAQYCPQIQVDPIHLYQEQKYRGDDYEFLAALMSKREILRQQMVSVVQGSVAEVLFDILQQEQWLRDRSLPPLSYTFTPEENLYTSPLVFLSPDRSWQQAKQAWQKWCQAGLEEFSPNVAPLIWQREELQQQSSPVVYRSLVSMVDGKRTLRDLALRLRQDPILLTQSLLPYIRRGWMKSIEVGDIGEKLEHIIKRGSQSSTAQPKTTSPLIAYIDDSPRDSQLLGRILTQAGYRYISLQDSVLALPMLLEHKPSLIFLDLVMPIANGYEICAQIRRTSVLKDTPAIILTSNDGIVDRVRAKVVRSTEFISKPIEAPKILNVVRKYLEFGAQNTRLADEKPAMEYGID encoded by the coding sequence ATGACTGAGAGTCATTTATATACAGTGAAACTAAACAACTGGCTACAAGCTTGGAGCCAAGGGCAATTAAGGAACGGTAGGTTGAAGATTCAAGACTCCAATGGACGGCAGCAGTGGAGTTTGTATTTTCACTTGGGTCATCTCATTGGGGATGCACTCCGCCTGCATCCCCGGCGACGCTGGCTGCGTCAGTTAGCGCAGTATTGCCCTCAAATTCAAGTCGATCCGATCCACCTTTACCAAGAACAAAAATATCGCGGCGACGATTATGAGTTTTTAGCTGCATTGATGAGCAAGCGAGAGATCCTGCGCCAACAAATGGTATCAGTGGTTCAAGGTAGCGTCGCAGAAGTCTTATTTGATATTCTGCAACAGGAACAGTGGCTGCGCGATCGCTCCCTTCCGCCCCTGAGCTATACTTTTACTCCCGAAGAAAACTTATATACTTCGCCTTTAGTTTTTCTCTCTCCAGATCGTTCTTGGCAGCAAGCAAAGCAGGCTTGGCAGAAATGGTGTCAGGCGGGACTAGAAGAGTTTTCACCAAATGTGGCTCCGTTGATCTGGCAGCGCGAAGAATTGCAGCAACAATCTTCACCCGTAGTCTACCGCAGTCTGGTATCGATGGTAGATGGTAAGCGAACGCTGCGAGATTTAGCCTTGAGATTGCGACAAGACCCTATATTACTCACCCAATCTCTACTCCCCTATATCCGGCGCGGCTGGATGAAGTCGATTGAAGTGGGAGATATTGGCGAGAAGCTGGAACACATCATCAAGAGAGGTTCCCAGTCTTCTACCGCACAGCCAAAGACGACGAGTCCTCTCATAGCCTATATTGATGACAGTCCCAGAGATAGCCAGTTGTTAGGCAGAATTCTCACCCAAGCAGGCTATCGATACATCAGCTTGCAAGACTCCGTGCTTGCCCTACCAATGCTTTTAGAACATAAACCTAGTTTAATTTTCTTAGATTTGGTGATGCCGATCGCCAACGGTTACGAAATTTGCGCCCAAATCCGCCGAACTTCTGTATTGAAAGATACACCAGCGATTATTTTAACCAGTAACGACGGGATCGTCGATCGCGTCCGTGCCAAAGTCGTGCGATCGACAGAGTTTATCTCAAAACCGATCGAAGCGCCGAAAATCCTCAACGTGGTGAGAAAATATTTAGAATTCGGCGCTCAAAATACTCGCCTTGCGGACGAGAAACCAGCGATGGAATATGGAATTGATTGA
- a CDS encoding Hpt domain-containing protein, which produces MNDSLHEQSYAYFLQEAPQLLQILEEELLNLKAEWSMNKVHTLMRATHTLKGSAACVGLDSIRQLAHSFEDIFRHLCRPEVTLDRETEALLFEAYDCLRTPLMAEITGSHNHDAEVFDRAAAVFSELQAKLGVNFAPEVEIPNSDELGFDVTKSIFEVGVAQRLAEIDRALAGGEVETIAIALQTQAEVFLGLAESLNLPGFGAIASAALAALACYPDKAITIAQIALADFQQGQVSILAGDRGGGGSPSVQLLELVKGAGSASVQGAGEKRAGGWGS; this is translated from the coding sequence ATGAACGACTCGCTCCACGAACAAAGCTATGCTTACTTTCTCCAAGAAGCACCGCAGTTGCTACAAATTTTGGAAGAGGAATTATTGAATCTGAAAGCCGAGTGGAGTATGAATAAAGTTCATACTTTAATGCGGGCAACTCACACGCTTAAAGGTTCGGCGGCTTGTGTTGGCTTGGACAGTATAAGGCAGCTTGCACACTCTTTTGAAGACATTTTCCGCCACCTGTGCCGACCGGAAGTCACGCTCGATCGCGAAACGGAAGCCTTACTATTTGAAGCTTATGACTGCTTGCGTACCCCTTTGATGGCAGAAATTACTGGCAGCCACAACCATGATGCCGAAGTCTTCGATCGCGCTGCCGCAGTTTTTAGCGAATTGCAAGCAAAACTAGGAGTTAATTTCGCGCCAGAAGTTGAAATTCCTAACTCAGATGAATTGGGGTTTGATGTCACCAAATCTATTTTTGAAGTTGGAGTCGCTCAACGCTTGGCAGAGATCGATCGCGCTTTAGCAGGTGGGGAAGTGGAGACGATCGCGATCGCGCTGCAAACTCAAGCCGAAGTGTTTTTGGGCTTGGCAGAGTCTTTAAATTTACCAGGATTTGGGGCGATCGCGAGTGCGGCGCTCGCAGCTTTGGCTTGCTATCCCGACAAAGCGATAACCATTGCCCAAATAGCCCTAGCAGACTTTCAACAAGGGCAAGTATCCATCCTAGCAGGCGATCGCGGTGGCGGCGGGAGTCCTTCGGTGCAGTTGTTGGAATTAGTAAAGGGAGCAGGGAGCGCTTCGGTGCAGGGAGCAGGGGAGAAGAGAGCTGGGGGTTGGGGAAGCTGA